The Salinibaculum sp. SYNS191 genome has a window encoding:
- a CDS encoding right-handed parallel beta-helix repeat-containing protein: protein MNVSRLLLGGTVLLLVGAGLVAAASPPVEAGDDGATREIDACTTITESGTYELVGDLSLPAGTQTDDELVCIRVRTDGVTLDGSGYAVAGRNGTGTGILIRRSEIETISDVTIENVTVENWGTGVALFGGEEGVHFRAVTARTNADRGIYLQDSTGVEVRDIAATDNRIGMSLRGVGRSTFRGLELRDNADTGLFSTGGVFRNTFDDVRATGNGGSVYFSSGIYLSTDTFDNVFEGVSVRNNTGAGLLFSDSSQNTVRDAVVEDTDGPGVVGDFAGNDSLLNVTVRDNAGPAILRQMGTFSADRVDLGGGITVGFTDEPVSVARVDTEKLATLAGGALASAGVNVTGVAAAVTVTFGGFDSTALDGGVEVRRFDGREWRPVANASVDPRSGTITATVREDGVVAVVQSDDAPAGGDEAGVVRVPDDTIAGHGSAGCRAGERPGG from the coding sequence ATGAACGTCTCTCGACTGCTTCTTGGTGGGACTGTACTACTGCTCGTCGGGGCCGGACTGGTCGCGGCCGCGAGTCCGCCTGTAGAAGCGGGCGACGACGGTGCCACTCGGGAAATCGATGCGTGTACGACCATCACGGAGTCGGGCACCTACGAACTCGTGGGGGACCTGTCCCTACCCGCGGGAACGCAAACCGACGACGAGTTGGTCTGCATCCGCGTCCGGACCGACGGCGTCACGCTGGACGGGAGCGGCTACGCCGTCGCCGGCCGGAACGGAACCGGGACCGGCATCCTGATTCGCCGGTCGGAGATCGAGACAATCAGTGACGTGACGATAGAGAACGTCACCGTCGAGAACTGGGGGACTGGCGTCGCTCTCTTCGGCGGCGAGGAGGGAGTCCACTTCCGGGCTGTAACCGCCCGGACCAACGCCGACAGGGGCATCTATCTCCAGGATTCCACCGGGGTCGAAGTGCGTGACATCGCCGCCACGGACAACAGAATCGGGATGTCCCTGCGCGGTGTCGGGCGCAGCACGTTCCGCGGGCTGGAACTTCGGGACAACGCCGACACGGGTCTGTTCTCCACCGGCGGTGTCTTCCGGAACACCTTCGACGACGTGCGCGCGACCGGCAACGGGGGCAGCGTGTACTTCTCCTCGGGCATCTACCTCTCGACGGACACCTTCGACAACGTCTTCGAGGGCGTCTCCGTCCGGAACAACACCGGTGCGGGACTCCTGTTCTCCGATAGTTCGCAGAACACGGTACGGGACGCCGTGGTCGAGGACACCGACGGTCCCGGCGTCGTCGGCGACTTCGCCGGCAACGACAGCCTCCTGAACGTGACCGTCCGGGACAACGCCGGCCCGGCGATTCTCCGGCAGATGGGAACCTTCAGCGCAGACCGGGTCGACCTCGGCGGGGGCATCACTGTGGGCTTCACGGACGAACCCGTCTCCGTCGCCCGCGTCGACACGGAGAAGCTGGCGACCCTCGCCGGGGGAGCCCTGGCGTCGGCGGGTGTGAATGTCACCGGCGTCGCGGCGGCGGTAACCGTCACGTTCGGCGGGTTCGACAGCACAGCACTCGACGGCGGCGTCGAAGTGCGCCGCTTCGACGGCCGGGAGTGGCGTCCCGTCGCGAACGCCTCCGTCGACCCGCGGAGTGGCACCATTACAGCGACTGTGCGGGAGGATGGCGTCGTTGCAGTGGTCCAAAGCGACGACGCGCCAGCCGGCGGTGACGAGGCCGGGGTCGTGCGCGTCCCCGACGACACCATCGCCGGCCACGGGTCGGCCGGCTGTCGCGCCGGCGAGAGGCCGGGGGGCTAA
- a CDS encoding ribbon-helix-helix domain-containing protein: MTEYTTVSIPKDLGDRVEETIEGTSFSSTSDLVRFLLRSIVIQHQRQGELTEAEFAEIADQLEDLGYLN, encoded by the coding sequence ATGACGGAGTACACCACGGTCTCGATACCGAAGGACCTGGGCGACCGGGTCGAGGAGACCATCGAGGGGACGAGCTTCTCCAGCACGAGCGACCTGGTCCGGTTTCTCCTGCGCAGCATCGTCATCCAGCACCAGCGACAGGGCGAACTGACGGAGGCCGAGTTCGCGGAAATCGCAGACCAGCTAGAGGACCTGGGCTACCTGAACTGA